A single Lysinibacter sp. HNR DNA region contains:
- the coaA gene encoding type I pantothenate kinase, with amino-acid sequence MTDLIRGTRADLANPFTEIDRRKWAVLAPSTPLPLTETEIVQLRGLGDPLDITEVNEVYRPLSRLINIFAAGNRQLTSRANSFLGENSQPSPFVIGIAGSVAVGKSTIARLLRELLARWEDTPRVELITTDGFLYTNAELERRGIAHRKGFPESYNRRALLTFVSQVKSGAAEVHAPFYSHLTYDIVPNAQITVRRPDILIVEGLNVLQPATTDHPLAVSDLFDFSIYVDARTSDIASWYEERFLALQKGAFTDPHSYFRRFADLTEDQARALAMEYWKNINEPNLIENVRTTRQRATLVLRKDRDHTVQKVLLRKL; translated from the coding sequence ATGACTGATTTAATACGCGGAACACGGGCAGATCTGGCCAATCCCTTTACCGAAATTGACCGCCGCAAGTGGGCAGTTCTCGCACCCTCAACCCCCCTCCCCCTCACAGAAACCGAGATTGTTCAGCTGCGTGGACTGGGCGATCCCCTTGATATTACTGAGGTTAACGAGGTCTACCGCCCCCTGAGCCGTCTGATCAATATCTTTGCCGCTGGTAATCGCCAACTCACGAGTAGGGCAAACAGTTTTTTGGGGGAAAATTCTCAGCCTTCCCCCTTTGTTATCGGCATTGCGGGCTCCGTTGCGGTGGGGAAATCCACCATCGCCCGTCTGCTTCGAGAGCTTCTCGCCCGCTGGGAAGACACCCCTCGCGTGGAACTCATCACCACCGACGGTTTCCTCTACACCAACGCAGAACTTGAACGTCGCGGAATCGCTCATCGCAAAGGTTTCCCCGAATCGTATAATCGCCGGGCACTCCTCACCTTTGTCAGCCAGGTGAAAAGCGGTGCCGCGGAGGTTCATGCCCCCTTCTACTCACATCTCACCTATGACATCGTGCCAAACGCCCAGATAACGGTGCGTCGGCCCGACATCCTCATTGTGGAGGGGCTCAATGTGCTTCAGCCCGCAACCACTGACCATCCCCTCGCGGTGAGTGACCTCTTTGACTTCTCGATCTATGTGGATGCCCGCACAAGCGATATAGCCAGCTGGTACGAAGAACGCTTTCTTGCCCTCCAAAAAGGCGCTTTCACCGATCCCCACTCGTATTTCCGACGCTTTGCCGACCTCACGGAAGACCAGGCCCGCGCGCTGGCCATGGAGTACTGGAAAAACATTAACGAACCCAACCTCATTGAAAACGTAAGGACCACCCGCCAGAGGGCCACGCTTGTGCTTCGCAAAGACAGAGACCACACCGTGCAGAAGGTCTTGCTGCGCAAGCTCTAG
- the glmM gene encoding phosphoglucosamine mutase, whose translation MRRLFGTDGVRGLAGIDVTADLALGLAQAAARVLGRSAREESRRPIAVIARDPRVSGEFIAAAVAAGLASSGVDVLDAGVIPTPAAAFLVANARADFGVMVSASHNPAPDNGIKFFARGGKKLPDEVEDLIEAALTEPKLSPTGREVGRIRRFADAEDRYVVHLLGTLSERLDGVHVVLDCAHGAAAGISPDVFRDAGARVTVIGNSPDGFNINDSVGSTHLEQLSVAVREHGADLGIAHDGDADRCLAIDHEGNVIDGDMIMVILAISMSQRNLLKDHTLVTTVMSNLGLRIAMDNHGISVVETGVGDRYVLEALNAGNYSLGGEQSGHVIISDHATTGDGILTGLQIVAEMVRTGKTLKELASAMTVYPQVLVNVRGVDRSRALNDEVIAQAVTQAELALGENGRVLLRPSGTEPVVRVMVEAREQHTAAQLADDLADVVRARTAL comes from the coding sequence ATGCGTCGCCTCTTTGGCACGGACGGGGTTCGAGGCCTCGCCGGAATTGACGTTACGGCCGACCTAGCGCTCGGGCTTGCTCAGGCAGCAGCTCGGGTGCTGGGTCGCTCAGCCCGTGAGGAGAGCCGTCGGCCGATAGCCGTAATTGCTCGGGACCCCCGGGTATCCGGTGAGTTTATTGCTGCCGCCGTTGCGGCGGGTCTCGCCAGTTCCGGTGTTGATGTGCTCGATGCCGGGGTTATTCCCACGCCAGCCGCTGCGTTCCTTGTGGCCAATGCGCGGGCAGACTTTGGCGTGATGGTTTCTGCGTCACACAACCCGGCCCCCGATAACGGCATCAAGTTTTTTGCCCGTGGCGGGAAGAAGCTCCCCGACGAGGTTGAGGATCTGATTGAGGCCGCGCTAACGGAACCAAAGCTGAGCCCAACCGGACGTGAGGTGGGCAGGATTCGTCGTTTTGCGGACGCTGAGGATCGTTACGTTGTTCACCTCTTGGGAACGCTTTCTGAACGTCTCGATGGAGTTCACGTGGTGTTGGACTGCGCCCACGGTGCGGCCGCCGGAATCTCACCGGATGTTTTTCGCGATGCGGGTGCTCGGGTCACGGTTATCGGCAATAGCCCCGATGGTTTTAATATCAACGACAGTGTTGGCTCAACCCACCTTGAACAGCTTTCCGTCGCTGTGCGTGAGCACGGTGCAGACTTGGGAATCGCCCACGACGGAGACGCCGACCGCTGCCTGGCGATTGATCACGAGGGCAATGTTATCGACGGTGACATGATCATGGTCATCCTGGCTATTTCGATGTCACAGCGCAACCTGCTCAAAGATCACACCCTCGTGACCACGGTGATGAGTAACCTGGGGCTTCGCATCGCGATGGACAACCACGGGATCTCGGTGGTTGAGACCGGTGTTGGTGATCGTTATGTTCTTGAGGCGTTAAACGCGGGAAACTATTCGCTGGGCGGTGAGCAATCGGGCCACGTTATCATCAGTGACCACGCAACAACCGGTGATGGAATACTCACCGGTCTCCAGATCGTTGCAGAAATGGTGCGCACGGGTAAAACACTTAAAGAGCTTGCCTCGGCTATGACGGTCTATCCGCAGGTTCTTGTGAACGTGCGAGGCGTTGATCGTTCTCGGGCATTGAACGATGAGGTTATCGCTCAGGCCGTGACACAGGCGGAGCTTGCTCTCGGGGAGAACGGACGCGTGCTTCTGCGCCCCTCCGGGACCGAGCCTGTGGTACGTGTGATGGTTGAGGCGCGGGAGCAACACACCGCCGCCCAACTGGCTGACGACCTGGCCGACGTGGTTCGTGCGCGCACCGCTCTTTAA
- the rpsI gene encoding 30S ribosomal protein S9: MATIAEQLEEAAESFTTETPAEEAPRAARPALSVPGAAVGRRKRAIARVRLIPGTGKITVNGRELEDYFPNKLHQQLINDPFTLLELVGGYDVIARIGGGGPSGQAGALRLGIARALNEIDQENNRPALKKAGFLSRDARIKERKKAGLKKARKAPQYSKR; encoded by the coding sequence GTGGCTACTATTGCAGAACAGCTTGAGGAAGCGGCCGAGAGCTTTACTACCGAAACTCCCGCGGAGGAGGCCCCCCGGGCCGCCCGCCCCGCGCTCAGCGTGCCCGGTGCGGCTGTGGGACGTCGTAAGCGGGCCATTGCTCGTGTGCGTCTCATCCCCGGAACCGGAAAGATCACGGTTAACGGGCGTGAACTCGAAGACTACTTTCCCAATAAGCTACACCAGCAATTGATTAATGATCCCTTCACCCTGCTTGAGCTTGTGGGTGGATACGACGTTATTGCTCGTATCGGAGGAGGGGGGCCCTCGGGCCAGGCGGGTGCGCTTCGCCTCGGAATCGCCCGTGCCCTCAACGAGATCGACCAGGAGAACAACCGTCCTGCACTCAAGAAGGCAGGATTCCTGAGTCGAGATGCTCGTATCAAGGAACGTAAGAAGGCCGGTCTTAAGAAGGCCCGCAAGGCTCCACAGTACTCGAAGCGCTAG
- the rplM gene encoding 50S ribosomal protein L13: MTRTFSPKPSDQKPEWIIIDATDVVLGRLATHAAALLRGKHKPTFAPHMDMGDYVIIINADKVVLTRNKAEKKRAYRHSGYPGGLRSVSYTELLAKNPERAVEKAVRGMLPKNSLGADQFRKLKVYAGAEHPHQAQQPQAFTFTQVAQ; encoded by the coding sequence GTGACTCGCACATTTTCTCCTAAACCCTCAGATCAAAAACCTGAGTGGATCATAATCGACGCCACCGATGTGGTGCTGGGTCGCCTCGCGACACACGCCGCAGCGCTCCTGCGTGGCAAGCACAAGCCCACCTTTGCCCCCCACATGGACATGGGTGACTACGTCATTATTATTAACGCCGACAAGGTCGTTCTCACTCGCAACAAAGCTGAGAAAAAGCGCGCCTACCGTCACTCGGGATACCCGGGTGGTCTCCGTTCGGTTTCCTACACGGAACTCCTGGCCAAGAACCCCGAGCGCGCGGTTGAGAAAGCCGTTCGCGGTATGCTCCCCAAGAACTCTCTTGGTGCGGATCAGTTCCGCAAGCTTAAGGTTTATGCCGGTGCGGAACATCCTCACCAGGCGCAGCAGCCTCAGGCATTCACCTTTACGCAGGTCGCGCAGTAG
- a CDS encoding ATP-binding cassette domain-containing protein: MITFSNLTKKYVETAVLGPVSGTIEEGGITSLIGPNGAGKSTLMTIIGRLLEPTSGRVTVGSHDVHVAKSRELAKQLSILRQENHITARLRVRELVTFGRFPHSQGRLTAEDRERVETALDFVNLTSLADRFIDQLSGGQRQRAFVAMVLAQDTKYLLLDEPLNNLDMKHAVLMMRHLRRAADELGKTIVLVIHDVNFAAAYSDRIIALREGSIAHVGSVAEIMCDDILSDVFDTPVRVHDLDGQRTAVYAR; this comes from the coding sequence GTGATTACCTTTTCCAACCTCACGAAAAAGTATGTTGAAACGGCGGTTCTGGGCCCCGTTTCCGGCACCATTGAGGAGGGTGGGATTACCTCGCTGATCGGCCCAAACGGTGCCGGAAAGTCCACGCTGATGACCATTATCGGGCGTTTGCTCGAGCCAACGAGCGGCCGGGTCACCGTGGGCTCTCATGATGTACACGTCGCAAAATCACGGGAGCTTGCTAAGCAGCTGTCAATTCTGCGTCAGGAGAACCATATTACGGCTCGGCTTCGGGTGCGTGAACTGGTAACTTTCGGGAGATTTCCGCACTCGCAGGGCCGCCTCACCGCCGAAGATCGCGAGCGTGTTGAGACTGCGCTCGACTTTGTTAATCTCACCTCCCTCGCGGATCGTTTCATCGATCAGCTCTCCGGGGGGCAGCGTCAGCGTGCTTTTGTCGCGATGGTTCTGGCGCAGGACACCAAGTATCTTTTATTAGATGAGCCGCTGAACAACCTGGACATGAAGCACGCTGTTCTCATGATGAGGCACCTGCGACGAGCGGCGGATGAACTCGGAAAAACCATTGTTTTGGTGATTCACGATGTGAATTTTGCGGCTGCGTACTCGGATCGTATTATCGCGCTGCGTGAGGGAAGCATTGCACACGTGGGATCTGTGGCGGAAATTATGTGCGACGATATCCTTAGTGATGTTTTTGACACGCCCGTGCGGGTCCACGATCTTGATGGACAACGAACAGCGGTGTACGCGCGCTAG